Proteins co-encoded in one Syngnathoides biaculeatus isolate LvHL_M chromosome 22, ASM1980259v1, whole genome shotgun sequence genomic window:
- the hbae4 gene encoding hemoglobin subunit alpha-D-like isoform X2, giving the protein MKYTLHYVTVNTVAKYRIGPARLRMFTTFPGSKTYFSHLDISPGSNHLFTHGKKIVLAIADGAQNISQLTVTLAPLQTLHAYLLRIDPSNFKHFSHCMLVALAVHMGEEFSEVLHAAMDKYLSAFAAVLAEKYR; this is encoded by the exons ATGAAATATACCCTACATTATGTGACTGTTAATACTGTGGCAAAATATAGGATTGGTCCTGCTCGATTAAG AATGTTTACAACCTTCCCTGGCAGCAAGACATACTTTTCCCACCTGGACATCAGTCCAGGATCCAATCACCTCTTCACCCACGGGAAGAAGATCGTTCTCGCCATAGCCGATGGGGCCCAAAACATCAGCCAGCTGACGGTAACTCTGGCACCTCTGCAGACTTTGCATGCCTACCTGCTGCGGATAGACCCGTCCAACTTCAAG CATTTCTCACATTGCATGCTCGTTGCATTGGCCGTTCACATGGGCGAAGAGTTCTCAGAGGTTTTACACGCAGCTATGGACAAGTACCTGTCAGCTTTTGCAGCAGTGCTCGCTGAAAAATACAGATGA
- the LOC133495413 gene encoding hemoglobin subunit beta-1-like, translating into MVVWTDQERGAITSIMGGLIYEEDGPKALCRCLIVYPWTQRYFGAFGNLYNAEAIKNNPQIAAHGIKILRGLDRALKNMDNIKQTYTELSILHSEKLHVDPDNFKLLADCLTIVIAAKLGNSFNPEIQAAWQKFLSVVVSALGKQYH; encoded by the exons ATGGTTGTGTGGACTGACCAAGAGCGTGGTGCCATCACCAGCATCATGGGTGGCCTGATCTACGAGGAAGACGGCCCCAAGGCTCTGTGCAG GTGTCTGATCGTTTACCCCTGGACTCAGAGGTACTTTGGCGCCTTCGGCAACCTCTACAATGCTGAAGCCATCAAGAATAACCCCCAAATCGCGGCCCACGGCATCAAAATCTTGCGTGGTCTGGATCGGGCTCTGAAGAACATGGACAACATCAAGCAAACCTACACTGAGCTGAGCATCTTGCACTCTGAGAAGCTGCACGTGGATCCTGACAATTTCAAG TTGCTGGCTGACTGTTTGACCATTGTCATTGCTGCCAAATTGGGAAATAGCTTCAACCCAGAGATTCAGGCCGCTTGGCAGAAGTTCTTGTCAGTGGTGGTGTCTGCTCTGGGAAAGCAGTACCACTAA
- the LOC133495837 gene encoding hemoglobin subunit beta-1-like, which translates to MVVWTDQERAAISGIMGGLVYEEDGPKALCRCLIVYPWTQRYFGAFGNLYNAEAIQSNQKIAAHGIKILHGLDRALKNMDNIKQTYAELSVLHSEKLHVDPDNFKLLADCLTIVIAAKMGSSFNPQIQAAWQKFLSVVVSALGRQYH; encoded by the exons atgGTTGTGTGGACTGACCAAGAGCGTGCTGCCATCTCCGGCATCATGGGCGGCCTGGTCTACGAGGAAGACGGCCCCAAGGCTTTGTGCAG GTGTCTGATCGTTTACCCCTGGACCCAGAGGTACTTTGGCGCCTTTGGCAATCTCTACAACGCTGAAGCCATCCAGAGCAACCAAAAAATCGCGGCCCACGGCATCAAGATCCTGCATGGTCTGGACCGGGCTCTGAAGAACATGGACAATATTAAGCAAACCTACGCCGAGCTGAGCGTGCTGCACTCTGAGAAGCTCCATGTGGATCCTGACAATTTCAAG TTGCTGGCTGACTGTTTGACCATCGTCATCGCCGCCAAAATGGGAAGTAGCTTCAACCCACAGATTCAAGCCGCTTGGCAGAAGTTCTTGTCAGTGGTGGTGTCCGCTTTGGGACGGCAATACCACTAA
- the LOC133495838 gene encoding hemoglobin subunit beta-1-like, whose amino-acid sequence MVVWTDQERAAITGIMGGLVYEEDGPKALCRCLIVYPWTQRYFGAFGNLYNAEAIQNNQNIAAHGVKILHGLDRALKNMDNIKETYAELSVLHSEKLHVDPDNFKLLADCLTIVIAAKMGSSFNPQIQAAWQKFLSVVVSALGKQYH is encoded by the exons ATGGTTGTGTGGACTGACCAAGAGCGTGCTGCCATCACCGGCATCATGGGCGGCCTGGTCTATGAGGAAGACGGCCCCAAGGCTCTGTGCAG GTGTCTGATCGTGTACCCCTGGACCCAGAGGTACTTTGGCGCCTTCGGCAACCTCTACAACGCTGAAGCCATCCAGAACAACCAAAATATCGCGGCCCACGGCGTCAAGATTCTGCACGGTCTGGACCGGGCTCTGAAGAACATGGACAACATCAAGGAAACCTACGCCGAGCTGAGCGTGCTGCACTCTGAGAAGCTCCATGTGGATCCTGACAATTTCAAG TTGCTGGCTGACTGTTTGACCATCGTCATCGCCGCCAAAATGGGAAGTAGCTTCAACCCACAGATTCAGGCCGCTTGGCAGAAGTTCTTGTCAGTGGTGGTGTCTGCTCTGGGAAAGCAGTACCACTAA
- the LOC133495827 gene encoding hemoglobin subunit beta-1-like, with the protein MVVWTDQERAAISGIMGGLIYEDDGPKALCRCLIVYPWTQRYFGAFGNLYNAEAIKNNPNIAAHGVKILHGLDRALKNMDNIKETYAELSVLHSEKLHVDPDNFKLLADCLTIVIAAKMGNSFNPEIQAAWQKFLSVVVSALGRQYH; encoded by the exons ATGGTTGTGTGGACTGACCAAGAGCGTGCTGCCATCTCCGGCATCATGGGCGGCCTGATCTACGAGGATGACGGCCCCAAGGCTCTGTGCAG GTGTCTAATCGTGTACCCCTGGACCCAGAGGTACTTTGGCGCCTTCGGCAACCTCTACAATGCTGAAGCCATCAAGAACAACCCAAATATCGCGGCCCACGGCGTCAAGATTCTGCACGGTTTGGACCGGGCTCTGAAGAACATGGACAACATCAAGGAAACCTACGCCGAGCTGAGCGTGCTGCACTCTGAGAAGCTCCATGTGGATCCTGACAATTTCAAG TTGCTGGCTGACTGTTTGACCATCGTCATTGCTGCCAAAATGGGAAATAGCTTCAACCCAGAGATTCAGGCCGCTTGGCAGAAGTTCTTGTCAGTGGTGGTGTCCGCTTTGGGACGGCAATACCACTAA
- the LOC133495934 gene encoding cytochrome c oxidase assembly protein COX19, which produces MSTAMNFGSKSFKPRPPDKGSFPLDHFGECKTFKETFMKCLRDSNFDNSKCRLQSKAYLECRMENQLMTKEPLEKLGFKDLVDPPPPSQANEDCKH; this is translated from the exons ATGTCGACTGCAATGAATTTCGGCTCAAAGAGCTTTAAACCACGACCACCAGACAAAGGGTCGTTCCCATTAGATCACTTTG GAGAGTGTAAAACCTTCAAGGAGACGTTCATGAAATGCTTGCGAGACAGTAATTTTGACAATTCCAAATGCCGACTCCAGTCAAAAGCCTACCTGGAATGCCGCATGGAAAA CCAGCTCATGACAAAGGAACCACTGGAAAAACTGGGATTCAAAGACCTGGTGGATCCTCCTCCCCCAAGCCAAGCAAACGAAGATTGCAAACATTGA